One genomic region from Haloarcula taiwanensis encodes:
- a CDS encoding nucleoside recognition protein has translation MQSLAAVLGHPAVSVLGEVAVRVLRITLFLSFGVFLAELAVAFGLVEKIAVVSRYLTSPANLPDEVGTAILTTTASTTAGYGMLADFRESGVLSDRATLIAVTINTFFGFAQHIITFYAPILIPILGFRVGVLYVATRGLVALAITLTGIAAGAVLLDPAAVGRSGAGAGPAPDGGTADDPADVFDERPATRRAAVRAAFDATAEKVRDILPRLAAIYAVVSLLVAYGDELLALAGSDGASVTAAADGFAGLLGLPGAAIPVIAAYALDTTSGATVIAPLIRNGTFTARTAVATMLVGGIISFAVSTFKRSIPFQYGIWGREFGSKVIVVNTGLKIVWIALALVVLL, from the coding sequence GTGCAGTCGCTCGCCGCCGTCCTCGGGCACCCGGCCGTCTCGGTCCTCGGAGAGGTTGCCGTCCGTGTCCTCCGTATCACGCTCTTCCTCTCGTTTGGCGTGTTCCTCGCGGAACTGGCGGTCGCGTTCGGGCTGGTCGAAAAAATCGCCGTCGTCTCGCGCTATCTCACCTCGCCGGCGAATCTCCCGGACGAGGTCGGAACCGCCATCCTGACGACGACCGCGTCGACGACCGCCGGCTACGGGATGCTCGCCGACTTCCGGGAGTCCGGCGTGCTGTCCGACCGTGCGACGCTCATCGCCGTCACCATCAACACGTTCTTCGGCTTCGCCCAGCACATCATCACGTTCTACGCGCCGATACTCATCCCCATCCTCGGCTTCCGCGTCGGGGTGCTGTACGTCGCCACCCGCGGGCTCGTCGCGCTGGCGATTACGCTGACCGGCATCGCCGCGGGCGCGGTCCTGCTGGACCCGGCCGCCGTCGGCCGGTCGGGTGCCGGCGCGGGACCGGCCCCCGACGGCGGGACGGCCGACGACCCCGCGGACGTGTTCGACGAGCGCCCGGCCACCCGCCGGGCGGCCGTCAGGGCGGCGTTCGACGCGACGGCCGAGAAGGTCCGGGACATCCTGCCGCGGCTGGCGGCCATCTACGCCGTCGTCTCCCTGCTCGTGGCCTACGGCGACGAACTCCTGGCGCTGGCTGGCAGCGACGGCGCGTCCGTGACCGCCGCCGCCGACGGGTTCGCCGGGCTGCTCGGCCTGCCCGGCGCAGCCATCCCCGTCATCGCCGCGTACGCGCTAGATACCACCTCGGGGGCAACGGTCATCGCGCCGCTCATCCGGAACGGGACTTTCACCGCCCGGACCGCCGTGGCGACGATGCTCGTGGGCGGCATCATCTCGTTTGCCGTCTCGACGTTCAAGCGCTCGATTCCGTTCCAGTACGGTATCTGGGGCCGGGAGTTCGGTTCGAAAGTTATCGTCGTCAACACGGGGCTGAAAATCGTCTGGATCGCGCTGGCGCTGGTCGTCTTGCTGTAG
- a CDS encoding GNAT family N-acetyltransferase: MDAVERPTFETSAAMEVYQYVERHGTAARHRVREAVDLSPEAFEETLTHLLSKGYIEDDGGTLTLALDVGSVEQHTTDGLTYTIRPARNDDFEGLVQTIRNVSSDGTYVVAESVAEQLLYEDAVTRHNTVESRVFFVATIDGEVVGWCHLDIPQLDKLRETAQLTVGVREERQGQGIGSQLMERGLDWARANGYRKLYNSVPAITENAMVFLEEHGWHTEGIRRNHYTVDGEQVDEVMMAYTFE, encoded by the coding sequence ATGGACGCTGTTGAACGGCCGACTTTTGAGACGAGCGCGGCGATGGAGGTGTATCAGTACGTCGAGCGACACGGGACCGCGGCGCGCCACAGGGTCCGCGAGGCGGTGGATCTATCGCCGGAGGCATTCGAGGAGACCCTGACACACCTCTTGTCGAAGGGATACATCGAGGACGATGGCGGGACCCTGACGCTGGCGCTCGACGTCGGCTCCGTCGAGCAACACACCACGGACGGGCTGACGTACACGATTCGGCCGGCCCGTAACGACGATTTCGAGGGGCTCGTCCAGACGATTCGGAACGTCTCCAGCGACGGCACCTACGTCGTCGCCGAGAGCGTCGCCGAGCAGTTGCTGTACGAGGACGCCGTCACGCGGCACAACACGGTCGAGTCGCGGGTGTTCTTCGTCGCCACAATCGACGGCGAGGTCGTCGGCTGGTGTCACCTCGACATCCCGCAACTGGACAAGCTCCGCGAGACGGCCCAGCTCACCGTCGGCGTCAGGGAGGAACGGCAGGGACAGGGCATCGGCAGCCAACTCATGGAACGCGGGCTGGACTGGGCACGGGCCAACGGTTACCGGAAACTGTACAACAGCGTGCCGGCGATAACGGAGAACGCGATGGTGTTCCTCGAAGAACACGGCTGGCACACCGAGGGCATCCGGCGCAACCACTACACCGTCGACGGCGAGCAGGTCGACGAGGTGATGATGGCCTACACGTTCGAGTGA
- a CDS encoding acyl dehydratase produces MLVPLPVREIMRTPVKTISPDAPVIEAAQRLRDEDIGSLVVEDGGICVGIITESDIVAVTAAEGDTRALSVGDVMAETLVTVTPEVDIETAVERLRTNNVKKLPVVEDGELVGIVTTTDISDYIPYLRRAGGAADEPSQRERFTRPDTLYEDEDWTFESYGTADGIDVGDHVRFSKTITQGDVEAFAEASGDTNRLHLDTAFADGTRFGRRIVHGTLVSGVISAALARLPGLTIYLSQELSYQGPVDIDEEVTARCEVVERIQDNRFRLATAVDDSEGNCVIEGDAVVISDPIPDTA; encoded by the coding sequence ATGCTCGTCCCGCTGCCAGTCAGAGAGATTATGCGGACACCGGTCAAGACTATCAGTCCTGACGCTCCGGTCATCGAGGCGGCCCAGCGCCTCCGCGACGAGGATATCGGCTCGCTCGTCGTCGAGGACGGCGGCATCTGCGTCGGCATCATCACGGAGAGTGACATCGTCGCTGTCACCGCAGCCGAGGGCGATACCAGAGCGCTGTCAGTCGGCGACGTGATGGCCGAGACACTGGTGACGGTCACCCCCGAAGTGGACATCGAAACAGCCGTCGAACGGCTCCGGACGAACAACGTCAAGAAACTGCCCGTCGTCGAGGACGGCGAACTTGTCGGGATTGTTACAACAACCGACATCTCTGACTACATCCCATACCTCAGGCGGGCAGGGGGAGCGGCTGACGAGCCGTCACAGCGAGAGCGGTTCACCCGGCCGGACACGCTGTACGAGGACGAGGACTGGACCTTCGAGAGCTACGGGACTGCCGACGGTATCGACGTCGGTGACCACGTCCGGTTCAGCAAGACGATAACGCAGGGCGACGTGGAGGCCTTCGCTGAGGCCAGCGGTGACACGAACAGACTCCACCTCGACACGGCATTCGCGGACGGGACACGGTTCGGCCGCCGAATCGTTCACGGCACACTCGTCTCCGGCGTCATCAGCGCGGCCTTGGCCCGGCTCCCCGGGCTGACCATCTACCTCTCGCAAGAGCTGAGCTATCAGGGACCCGTCGACATCGACGAGGAGGTCACGGCCCGCTGTGAGGTCGTCGAGCGCATACAGGACAACCGGTTCCGGCTGGCCACAGCCGTCGATGACTCAGAGGGGAACTGCGTCATCGAGGGCGATGCCGTCGTCATCTCCGACCCGATTCCGGACACGGCCTGA
- a CDS encoding endonuclease, with protein sequence MRWPVFGFVVVLVVAAGCSGFAGSPSQSTGAAADGQSAIDVPHAVVTVTVTAVVDGDTIQIAYENGTGDTVRLVGVDTPEVHTETDPAEFEGVPETDAGSACLRGAGTNASALAKQRLLGETVGLAFDSNLNRRGYYDRLLAYVVHEEVLFNYRLVETGRARVYDSEFTRTERFYAAEDAARSDRRGLWHCTDPGATTRTDTADSGAITESTSGVEIATIHADAAGNDHENLNDEYLTLTNAGDESVDLSGWTVSDAAGHQYTFANLTLGPNDSVTLYTGRGTDTVTERYWGRNGAVWNNDGDTVTVRNASGEPLLRQSY encoded by the coding sequence ATGCGATGGCCCGTGTTCGGTTTCGTCGTCGTTCTCGTGGTGGCTGCCGGCTGTAGCGGCTTCGCCGGCTCGCCGTCGCAGTCGACGGGGGCCGCCGCTGACGGCCAGTCAGCAATCGACGTGCCACACGCAGTCGTCACCGTTACCGTCACGGCCGTCGTCGACGGCGATACGATACAGATTGCCTACGAGAACGGGACTGGCGACACGGTCCGACTCGTCGGCGTCGATACTCCCGAAGTCCACACCGAGACCGACCCCGCGGAGTTCGAGGGCGTCCCCGAGACCGACGCCGGGTCGGCCTGCCTCCGCGGGGCCGGCACGAACGCCTCGGCGCTCGCCAAACAGCGGCTCCTCGGCGAGACAGTGGGACTCGCCTTCGATTCGAATCTGAACCGGCGGGGCTACTACGACCGACTACTGGCCTACGTCGTTCACGAGGAAGTGCTGTTCAATTACCGACTCGTCGAGACTGGCCGCGCGCGTGTCTACGACAGCGAATTCACGCGAACCGAGCGATTTTACGCGGCCGAGGACGCCGCGCGCTCCGACCGGCGCGGGCTCTGGCACTGTACGGACCCGGGCGCTACGACCCGGACGGATACCGCCGACAGCGGGGCTATCACCGAGAGCACCAGCGGTGTCGAAATTGCGACGATCCACGCCGATGCGGCAGGAAACGACCACGAGAACCTGAACGACGAGTACCTCACGCTCACGAACGCCGGCGACGAGTCGGTCGACCTCTCCGGGTGGACGGTCAGCGACGCTGCGGGGCACCAGTACACGTTTGCGAACCTGACCCTCGGCCCGAACGACTCGGTCACCCTCTACACCGGTCGCGGCACCGACACTGTGACCGAGCGGTACTGGGGCCGGAACGGGGCAGTCTGGAACAACGACGGTGACACTGTCACGGTCCGAAACGCCAGCGGTGAGCCGCTCCTCCGGCAGTCGTACTGA
- a CDS encoding sulfite oxidase, whose protein sequence is MAIHRLTPTPRAVDWGLFAAVATLLATGIATIFAGIPSSAWIIDLHALSGVVLTLLLPVKLHRVVHRVAPSRLTAARVLSVGLAAVTLGALGTGVWWIFGGTLDLGPWGLFHLHVALGLLVPLLLLMHLRTRFYSPAEATRGGRRDVLRYAGLVTTGALIWRLQGPVNDALGTAGADRRYTGSREDGTGDGNRFPVTSWVADDPDPVDAAEWSLSVGGRVASETSYAAADLSPDATEPAVLDCTSGWYSGHEWQGVRVGDLLDAADPDDAAAWVQFRSITGYRWSLPLLEARDAVLATHVDGEPLAHGHGYPLRLVAPGRRGFQWVKWVDSVRVSKRRELGEWIAIFVSGF, encoded by the coding sequence ATGGCCATCCACCGGCTGACGCCAACGCCACGGGCGGTCGACTGGGGGCTGTTCGCGGCGGTGGCGACGCTGCTTGCCACAGGTATCGCCACCATCTTCGCAGGCATTCCCAGCAGTGCGTGGATAATAGACCTCCACGCGCTCTCCGGCGTGGTGCTGACGCTCCTGCTGCCGGTGAAGCTCCACCGTGTGGTCCACCGTGTCGCGCCGTCGCGGCTCACTGCGGCCCGTGTCCTCTCGGTCGGTCTGGCAGCGGTCACGCTGGGGGCGCTTGGCACCGGCGTCTGGTGGATATTCGGCGGCACGCTCGACCTCGGTCCGTGGGGGCTGTTTCACCTCCACGTCGCGCTCGGCCTGCTGGTCCCGCTGCTGTTGCTGATGCATCTCCGAACCCGGTTTTACTCCCCAGCAGAGGCCACCCGCGGCGGCCGCCGTGACGTTCTCCGGTACGCTGGGTTGGTAACCACGGGGGCACTGATCTGGCGACTCCAGGGGCCAGTCAACGACGCACTCGGTACGGCCGGCGCGGACCGCAGGTACACCGGCTCGCGGGAGGACGGGACCGGTGACGGCAACCGGTTCCCAGTCACTAGCTGGGTCGCCGACGATCCGGACCCGGTCGACGCGGCCGAGTGGTCGTTGTCGGTCGGTGGCCGGGTCGCCAGCGAGACCAGCTACGCCGCAGCCGACCTCTCGCCGGACGCGACCGAACCGGCGGTGCTTGACTGCACGAGCGGCTGGTACTCCGGTCACGAGTGGCAGGGCGTTCGCGTCGGTGACCTGCTCGACGCCGCCGACCCCGACGACGCGGCGGCGTGGGTCCAGTTCCGCTCTATTACTGGCTACCGGTGGAGTCTCCCGCTCTTAGAGGCCCGCGACGCCGTGCTGGCCACACACGTCGACGGCGAACCCCTGGCCCACGGACACGGCTACCCCCTCCGACTCGTTGCGCCCGGCCGTCGGGGGTTTCAGTGGGTGAAGTGGGTCGATTCGGTGCGGGTCAGCAAGCGCCGCGAACTCGGGGAGTGGATCGCGATATTCGTGAGCGGATTCTGA
- a CDS encoding haloacid dehalogenase, with protein MTTTICFDLDDTVVHYPEPYKNIIRRTVEAHGIEYTDELRAVSKEVFYTAFEALEPDPYRQSMAAVAEAAGADVDLDALVETLKQTEFASTTVPDTARDSLTALATDNRLAIVTNGIRERQVAKLDHHGLTDLFDLVVASYEVGAHKPDSAPFDRVREELPADEYVMVGNEYETDVEGARNAGFVPIHYESGDDSGPDLWDSIDALV; from the coding sequence ATGACGACGACCATCTGTTTCGACCTTGACGACACAGTCGTCCACTATCCGGAGCCGTACAAGAACATTATCCGAAGGACCGTCGAAGCCCATGGTATCGAGTACACCGACGAGCTTCGGGCCGTTAGCAAGGAGGTATTTTATACGGCCTTCGAGGCGCTGGAGCCGGACCCGTACCGCCAGTCGATGGCCGCGGTCGCCGAAGCGGCCGGGGCAGACGTTGACCTCGATGCGCTGGTCGAGACGCTCAAGCAGACCGAGTTCGCGTCGACGACCGTCCCCGACACAGCCCGGGACAGCCTGACCGCACTTGCCACCGACAATCGGCTCGCGATTGTCACCAACGGAATCCGGGAGCGGCAGGTCGCCAAGCTCGACCACCACGGGCTGACCGACCTGTTCGACCTTGTTGTCGCCTCCTACGAGGTCGGCGCACACAAGCCTGACAGCGCGCCGTTCGACCGGGTCCGGGAAGAGCTACCGGCCGACGAATACGTGATGGTCGGCAACGAGTACGAAACCGATGTCGAAGGCGCACGTAACGCGGGCTTCGTGCCGATTCATTACGAGTCGGGTGATGACAGCGGGCCGGACCTCTGGGATTCTATCGACGCGCTGGTGTAG
- a CDS encoding coaE operon protein produces the protein MSAVYAVDIQIEAPVNDTEVTDRVADAVRTLFPEADPTHQQGALVAEVHTMDGFSELLHRREILDTARSVFFDNLEGDTFAFDVKKQAAFEGRINFAVGDPSELGDIRVNVTVNEPSAEEYIDYVAPPTEDGQPVYDEDS, from the coding sequence ATGAGCGCCGTCTACGCCGTCGACATCCAAATCGAAGCGCCCGTCAACGACACCGAGGTAACCGACCGGGTTGCAGACGCAGTTCGGACCCTCTTCCCGGAGGCCGACCCGACACACCAGCAGGGCGCACTCGTCGCCGAGGTCCACACGATGGACGGGTTCTCTGAGCTACTCCACCGGCGGGAAATCCTCGATACGGCGCGGTCTGTCTTCTTCGACAATCTGGAGGGGGACACCTTCGCGTTCGACGTGAAGAAGCAAGCGGCGTTCGAGGGACGCATAAACTTCGCAGTCGGTGACCCCTCCGAACTCGGTGACATCCGCGTGAACGTGACCGTCAACGAACCGTCGGCCGAGGAGTATATCGACTACGTCGCGCCGCCGACCGAAGACGGCCAGCCGGTCTACGACGAAGACTCATGA
- a CDS encoding isopentenyl pyrophosphate isomerase, translating to MEYLERRRDRVEERLEAVLDSVEPDELADEVRHVALSGGKRVRPTVTVLVCEALGGEPGDAVDFAVGIELVHNASLVIDDIIDESELRRGSPAAWEAFGHGPAIIASDGLLGEAFNLFSTDERAMQTVSESMVELGEGEAMELVAEPSNEREYMELARRKTGALFRAAAELGAIAADSDPYTVEAVGQYAERVGVAFQMRDDVLDATADAETLGKPAGTDAEMERPSLVEVTELTTEEANERARAESDAALESLSTIDAPESQSMEYLRDLAEFVVVRER from the coding sequence ATGGAGTATCTCGAGCGCCGGCGAGACCGGGTCGAGGAGCGCTTGGAGGCGGTTCTCGACAGCGTGGAGCCGGATGAACTCGCAGATGAAGTGCGTCACGTGGCGCTTTCCGGGGGAAAGCGAGTTCGGCCGACGGTGACAGTGCTGGTTTGTGAGGCGCTGGGCGGGGAGCCGGGCGATGCCGTCGATTTCGCGGTCGGCATCGAACTCGTCCACAACGCCTCGCTGGTCATCGACGACATCATCGACGAGTCAGAGCTCCGGCGGGGTTCTCCGGCCGCCTGGGAGGCCTTCGGCCACGGCCCGGCTATCATCGCCTCTGACGGCCTGCTCGGCGAAGCGTTCAATCTCTTTTCGACGGACGAGCGCGCCATGCAGACCGTCTCCGAGTCGATGGTCGAACTCGGCGAAGGCGAGGCCATGGAGCTGGTCGCAGAGCCCTCCAACGAGAGGGAGTACATGGAACTGGCCCGTCGGAAGACCGGGGCGCTGTTCCGCGCTGCGGCAGAACTGGGGGCAATCGCGGCCGACTCGGACCCGTACACGGTCGAGGCGGTCGGGCAGTACGCCGAACGGGTCGGCGTGGCCTTCCAGATGCGTGACGACGTGCTCGATGCGACAGCCGACGCCGAAACGCTGGGCAAGCCGGCCGGGACCGACGCGGAGATGGAACGACCGTCGCTGGTGGAAGTGACGGAGCTGACGACCGAGGAGGCAAACGAGCGGGCGCGGGCTGAATCCGACGCCGCCCTGGAGTCGCTATCGACCATCGACGCCCCGGAGTCCCAGTCGATGGAGTACCTGCGGGACCTCGCGGAGTTCGTCGTCGTCCGCGAGCGGTGA
- a CDS encoding electron transfer flavoprotein subunit alpha — MSVLAIAEHRRGELRPVSLEQLAAGRALADELGGELHTAVIGGDVEAFGSDLNREGVDIVHTVDIGEEFNHDVYTQAVTQLATELNPTVLLMPNSVNGLDYAPAVANRLGRPLVTDVVDIDAEDGLTATRELYGSKTETTIDVHAEQAAVTIRPAEWPTIEADGDATIEAFDATIDESAVKSTVKGFEEVGGGDIDITDADVLVSVGRGIEEEENLDIIHDLAEALDATVSGSRPLIDNGWLEKDRQVGQSGKVVTPDVYIAIGISGAVQHVAGMKGSDTIVAINTDPNAPIFDIADYGIQDDLFEVVPALIEQFQ; from the coding sequence ATGTCGGTCCTCGCTATCGCCGAACACCGGCGCGGGGAACTCCGACCGGTGAGCCTAGAACAGCTAGCAGCCGGTCGCGCTCTCGCAGACGAACTCGGCGGCGAGCTACACACCGCCGTCATCGGCGGTGATGTCGAGGCGTTTGGATCGGATCTGAACCGTGAGGGCGTTGATATTGTCCACACCGTCGATATCGGCGAGGAGTTCAACCACGACGTGTACACGCAGGCCGTCACCCAGCTGGCCACGGAACTGAACCCGACCGTTCTCCTGATGCCCAACAGCGTCAACGGCCTCGATTACGCGCCGGCAGTCGCCAACCGACTGGGCCGGCCGCTCGTGACCGACGTGGTCGACATCGACGCCGAAGACGGCCTCACCGCGACCAGAGAGCTGTACGGCTCGAAAACCGAGACGACAATCGACGTGCACGCCGAGCAGGCGGCCGTGACCATCCGCCCGGCCGAGTGGCCGACAATCGAGGCGGACGGTGACGCCACAATCGAGGCATTCGACGCGACCATCGATGAGAGTGCCGTCAAGTCCACGGTGAAGGGCTTCGAGGAGGTCGGCGGTGGCGACATCGACATCACTGACGCCGACGTGCTGGTGTCCGTCGGCCGCGGTATCGAAGAAGAGGAGAACCTCGACATTATCCACGACCTCGCCGAGGCACTGGACGCGACGGTGTCGGGTTCACGGCCGCTCATCGACAATGGCTGGCTGGAGAAGGACCGCCAGGTCGGCCAGAGCGGGAAGGTCGTTACTCCGGACGTGTACATCGCCATCGGTATCTCCGGGGCCGTCCAGCACGTCGCCGGGATGAAGGGCTCGGATACGATTGTCGCCATCAACACCGACCCGAACGCACCGATCTTCGACATCGCCGACTACGGTATTCAGGACGACCTGTTCGAGGTCGTCCCGGCACTCATCGAGCAGTTCCAGTAG
- a CDS encoding electron transfer flavoprotein subunit beta, whose translation MKILVTVKEVAAVDDEFEIDGLAIDDRYVTADLNEWDEYAVEEAVQIKEAHDDVEVVTVTIGPSETDETIRQALAKGADRAIRVWDDALADAGLLDPETKAEVLAAVAAEEDPDLVLTGVQSADDGFGATGVTLADKLDMEWGAVVNDLDLDLEAGVASVHRELEGGVEELTDIEIPAVLTIQTGINDPRYASLRGIRQAQSKELAEYSLVDVGLDAAEIESPLEQTSLYEPETEGEATVFEGSPEETAAELAELLAEKGVTS comes from the coding sequence ATGAAAATTCTTGTCACGGTGAAGGAGGTGGCAGCCGTCGACGACGAGTTCGAGATCGACGGACTCGCTATCGACGACCGATATGTCACAGCCGACCTCAACGAGTGGGACGAGTACGCTGTCGAAGAGGCCGTCCAGATAAAGGAGGCCCACGACGATGTCGAGGTCGTCACCGTCACCATCGGCCCGTCCGAAACCGACGAGACGATCCGACAGGCACTGGCGAAAGGGGCCGACCGCGCGATCCGTGTCTGGGACGACGCACTCGCCGACGCCGGCCTGCTGGACCCCGAGACGAAGGCCGAGGTGCTGGCCGCTGTCGCCGCCGAGGAAGACCCCGATCTGGTGCTGACTGGCGTTCAGTCCGCCGACGACGGATTCGGGGCGACCGGTGTCACGCTGGCCGATAAACTCGACATGGAATGGGGCGCTGTCGTCAACGACCTCGACCTCGATCTGGAGGCAGGTGTTGCAAGCGTCCACCGTGAACTGGAAGGCGGCGTCGAGGAACTCACCGATATCGAAATCCCCGCTGTACTGACGATACAGACCGGGATCAACGACCCACGCTACGCGAGCCTTCGGGGCATCCGGCAAGCTCAGAGCAAGGAACTCGCGGAGTACAGCCTAGTAGATGTCGGACTAGACGCGGCTGAAATCGAGAGCCCGCTGGAACAGACCTCGCTGTACGAGCCGGAAACCGAGGGCGAGGCGACGGTGTTCGAAGGGAGTCCCGAGGAGACGGCGGCCGAGTTGGCTGAACTGCTCGCGGAGAAGGGGGTGACCAGCTAA
- a CDS encoding SAM-dependent methyltransferase gives MGVLENKARARTFYKYLSKVYDQINPFIWDERMRDEAIAMLDLAPDDRVLDVGCGTGFATEGLLEHVDTVYGLDQSPHQLSKAFEKFGKFGDVRYHLGDAERLPFKDDSFDAVWSSGSIEYWPNPVDALAECRRLTKPGGKVLIVGPDYPNSTVFQKMADAIMLFYDEEEADRMFTEAGFEEFEHHIQQSRPGSPRAITTIAEVPE, from the coding sequence ATGGGAGTCCTCGAGAATAAAGCCCGCGCGCGGACGTTCTACAAGTATCTCTCGAAGGTGTACGACCAGATCAACCCCTTCATCTGGGACGAACGGATGCGCGACGAGGCGATCGCAATGCTCGACCTTGCGCCCGACGACAGAGTCCTCGATGTCGGCTGTGGCACCGGCTTCGCCACCGAGGGACTGCTCGAACACGTCGATACGGTGTACGGGCTCGACCAGAGCCCCCACCAGCTTTCGAAAGCCTTCGAGAAGTTCGGCAAGTTCGGTGACGTGCGCTACCACCTCGGTGATGCCGAACGACTCCCGTTCAAAGATGACAGCTTTGACGCGGTGTGGTCCTCAGGGTCCATCGAGTACTGGCCCAACCCCGTCGACGCGCTCGCTGAGTGTCGCCGACTGACCAAACCCGGTGGCAAGGTCCTCATCGTCGGTCCCGACTACCCGAACTCGACAGTCTTCCAGAAGATGGCCGATGCCATCATGCTGTTTTACGACGAGGAAGAGGCCGACCGGATGTTCACTGAGGCCGGCTTCGAGGAGTTCGAACACCACATTCAGCAGTCCCGACCGGGCAGCCCGCGTGCGATTACGACAATCGCAGAAGTCCCCGAATAA
- a CDS encoding ATP synthase archaeal subunit H yields MPRPEVLDRIQEAEQEADEIVAEAEQDREDRIAEAREEAEEIRESARDEADAAAEDRLEAAREEIEAEREQIIEDGESAREDLEQQASEQIDEVVEYVTDLFEEAVHAQT; encoded by the coding sequence ATGCCACGGCCAGAAGTTCTTGACAGGATACAGGAGGCCGAGCAGGAGGCCGACGAGATCGTCGCAGAGGCCGAACAAGACCGCGAAGACCGCATCGCGGAGGCTCGGGAAGAGGCCGAGGAGATCCGCGAATCAGCGCGGGATGAGGCCGACGCGGCCGCAGAAGACCGTCTTGAAGCGGCTCGCGAAGAGATCGAGGCCGAGCGCGAACAGATCATCGAGGACGGCGAGAGCGCTCGCGAAGACCTCGAACAGCAGGCCAGTGAACAGATCGACGAGGTAGTCGAATACGTCACAGACCTGTTCGAGGAGGCGGTGCATGCTCAGACCTGA